Proteins encoded in a region of the Vitis riparia cultivar Riparia Gloire de Montpellier isolate 1030 chromosome 7, EGFV_Vit.rip_1.0, whole genome shotgun sequence genome:
- the LOC117919066 gene encoding uncharacterized protein LOC117919066, whose protein sequence is MEMEKMEEQANEIKKSMASRDEEDAKDVERMRRELIKSITSNWEDVVKIYKQDPRAHKIKLGKSGNTALHMAVASGQEDIVEQLVKLINERSENALDVLSIKGGDLENNPLHLAASLGSIRMCKCIISDKHKQLLGTRNSISGTPMYMAVYHAKKDTFLWLYEMCDDSAQAHAYCHGYRGITVLHIAIANGYWDLAFQIIHRLEGLMDSVNGYGNSPLHMLALTPTAFRSGISLSFFQSIIYSCIYVEELILETFKEKKEVESLCYPNKYQTCINFFQVLWKMIKLLVTGQKSVRKSNKRLDAENPEEEQGHHSSTGAQGRQVFPSRYDRCLNFFGLILSRLVDDSSIMLGSSEIKTLKEIKETHVWSVQIMNKLLEHAVRSEYEMNPQNDETSEALCYSEYDVFRRGEAFQTPILAAVENGVIEIVEKILQVFPMTIHDRDNTWKNIVLAAVESRQEHIYDFLLKRKSDVVDKDLAFRERDKNGNTALHTAAKLENLAYMPISMLQLQREVKWYEHVKNTLPTNFYIGTNEDEKRALQIFTETHGQLLDKSKEWLNSTCNSCSFLAALISTVAFASSATVPGGVDQDTGEPIFQHDLAFKFFAMASLVALCSSFISLLLFFAIITSKYDYKGFSNNLPRNLILGLTSLFVSMAAMLLCFCSGHFLMLDDHLKYAAIPVYALTFLIVTYFVLQQFPSYFVLLRATFKKVPQRVYRQDPL, encoded by the exons ATGGAAATGGAGAAGATGGAGGAACAGGCGAATGAGATCAAGAAGAGCATGGCTTCTAGAGATGAGGAAGATGCAAAAGATGTGGAGAGGATGAGGAGAGAGTTGATCAAAAGCATCACCAGCAATTGGGAAGATGTGGTAAAGATATACAAGCAGGATCCAAGAGCTCACAAGATCAAGCTTGGTAAATCAGGGAACACAGCATTGCATATGGCAGTTGCAAGTGGACAAGAAGATATAGTTGAACAACTGGTCAAACTGATTAATGAGAGGAGTGAAAACGCTTTGGATGTTCTATCCATAAAAGGTGGAGATTTGGAGAATAATCCTCTGCATTTGGCAGCTTCTTTGGGAAGCATTCGCATGTGTAAATGTATCATTAGTGATAAGCATAAACAATTATTGGGTACTCGCAACAGCATTTCTGGAACGCCTATGTACATGGCGGTTTACCATGCTAAGAAAGACACTTTCCTTTGGCTCTATGAAATGTGTGACGACTCCGCCCAAGCCCATGCCTACTGCCATGGCTATCGTGGTATAACTGTTCTTCACATTGCCATCGCAAATGGATACTGGG ATTTGGCATTTCAAATCATTCACAGGCTGGAAGGTCTCATGGATTCTGTTAACGGCTATGGAAACTCCCCTCTTCACATGCTGGCTCTGACGCCTACTGCATTTAGAAGTGGCATTTCTCTCAGCTTTTTCCAGAGTATCATTTACAGCT GCATATACGTTGAAGAGCTCATCCTGGAGACtttcaaagagaaaaaggagGTGGAGAGCCTTTGCTATCCAAACAAATATCAAACATGTATCAACTTCTTTCAAGTGCTATGGAAGATGATTAAATTACTAG TGACTGGCCAAAAAAGTGTACGAAAATCAAACAAGCGGTTAGATGCAGAAAATCCTGAAGAAGAGCAAG GCCACCATTCAAGCACTGGAGCTCAAGGCCGTCAAGTTTTCCCCTCAAGATATGATAGATGCTTGAACTTCTTCGGGCTTATTCTATCCAGACTGGTTGATGACAGCTCAATAATGCTGG GATCAAGTGAGATAAAGACGCTAAAAGAGATAAAAGAGACGCATGTATGGTCTGTTCAAATCATGAACAAACTACTTGAACATGCTGTGAGGTCTGAATATGAAATGAATCCTCAAAACGATGAGACAAGTGAGGCACTTTGCTATTCAGAGTATGACGTCTTCAGAAGAGGCGAAG CTTTTCAGACACCAATACTAGCTGCAGTAGAGAACGGTGTCATTGAAATAGTAGAAAAAATCCTGCAAGTATTTCCTATGACCATTCATGACAGGGACAACACATGGAAGAACATAGTGCTGGCAGCAGTGGAGTCTAGACAAGAGCATATATATGACTTCTTACTTAAGAGGAAGAGTGATGTTGTTGATAAAGACCTTGCATTTCGTGAGAGGGATAAGAATGGGAATACTGCATTGCATACAGCTGCAAAGCTAGAAAATCTCGCATATATGCCCATCAGCATGTTGCAACTGCAGAGGGAAGTCAAATGGTACGAG CATGTGAAGAACACCTTGCCAACCAATTTCTATATCGGTACAAATGAGGATGAAAAGAGAGCACTGCAAATCTTTACAGAAACACATGGACAACTCCTTGACAAAAGCAAAGAATGGCTCAACAGCACATGCAATTCTTGCTCTTTCCTTGCAGCTCTGATATCAACTGTCGCCTTTGCCTCATCAGCCACCGTACCAGGCGGGGTCGACCAAGATACTGGCGAGCCTATTTTCCAACACGATTtggcttttaaattttttgcaaTGGCATCCCTGGTTGCTCTTTGCTCGTCTTTCATCTCTTTGCTCCTATTTTTCGCCATTATCACTTCCAAGTACGACTATAAAGGCTTCAGTAACAACTTGCCTCGGAATCTTATACTAGGTTTAACCTCTCTCTTTGTATCCATGGCGGCCATGTTATTATGTTTCTGCTCTGGGCACTTCTTAATGCTTGATGATCATTTGAAATATGCTGCTATCCCGGTATACGCACTCACCTTCTTGATAGTCACATACTTTGTCCTCCAACAGTTCCCATCGTATTTTGTTCTTCTGAGGGCCACATTTAAGAAGGTGCCTCAGCGTGTGTACCGGCAAGATCCATTGTAG